The stretch of DNA GAAAGAGTTGCTACATAAAGCTGTGGTGTTGCCGACTCTATTCCCTCAATCTTTTTAATTTTTTCTAATGTATCATTTGGAAGATAAAATTCACTTGGCTCCCCTTTTAATAAAACACTTTCAATGTTTGCCTTATAGCCTTCGGGAACAATTATAATATCTGCACCAAGTCTATTGGAAAGATTATTCACCCCTCCTGAGATACTTGATGATAAAATGGTTCCGCAGAATAAAAATAAAACAAAAATAGCAATTATACTAATTAATGAAATACTTCTAAGTGGTTTTTTTCTAATATTTTCTTTTGCTAAGAACTTAATATCGATTTTTCTATTACTCATTTTTTAACTCTCTTTTACCTATATTAATTTTCTCTTTTTATAAAAATATAAATCAAATACATAATTGAAATAATAGATACTGCAATTCCTAAAATAGAAACTATTGTAAATGTATGATGTTTTATACACTCCATAGTATCTTTCATACAATATCCCATAAATCTTGGTGCTCCATCTTTCCCCATTCCGACGTAAATTTTTATAATTTTATTTGGTATTAAATGAACACAAACTCCTGCAATTATATTAATAACACTTAAAACAATATTAACAATTTTATTGTTTACGAAGATAGAAATTAATGAGGTTATAACAATCCCAATTCCAACATAAGTAGCAAACAGTCCACTATAATAACAACTCATTCTCATTCCATTTGCCATTGCAGGACAAACCGGAGCGATTATAAAAGGCGTTAAAGCTAAAACCACTCCTAATAATAAAACTATAAAATTTATAAACTTTTTCTTTAAAATTTCCATAAAAATCCTCCTTAAATTTTTTTAATTATTCAAGGCATCTTTTACTGCACTTTTAAATCTCTTATATGAAATAGTGGCTCCGCTGACTGAATCAACTTTATCGATATCTTGAACCTCAACTAACTTTTTTGCATATCCTTCACTATTTTTTACAGCTTTTTGAGCTTGTTTATAGTTAAAATCAGCATCATCTTTGCCATAGTTTTCATCTTTTATCTTATTATTTTTATTATCTCTTTCTTCTCTTACACAATCTACAATCTTTTTATCTTTTATAGTTATTACAACTTTAACAGTCGCACTTTCATCTTTATAGTATCCTTCAAATACTCCATCTTTTAGCTCTTTTTTAGAACTACAAGCTGTAACAAACATGGTAGATAAAATTAAAATAACAAAAAATTTAAATTTTTTTCTTTTCATAAACACCACCGAATACATTTTAACATCAATAATCTATATTGTCAATAATTTATCATCTATAATTTTACCATAATCTAAAGTTATTTTTCTCATTGCTTCATCTCCAACTTCTGGATCATGAGTAACAACAATTATAGTAGCGCCTTCTTTATGAAGTTGCTTTAAAATCTCTATAACCATAATTTCATTAGCTTCATCTAAGTTTCCCGTTGGCTCATCAGCTAATATAATCTCCGGATTATTTATCAGTGCTCTTGCTATACAAACTCTTTGTTGTTCTCCACCCGATAATTGACTTGGCAAATGCTTAGCTCTGTCTCCAAGACCTACTTTTTTAAGTGCTTCCAGTGCTTCCTTTTCATCAATCATACTGTGATAATATTGAGCAACCATGACATTTTCAAGAGCGGTTAAGTAACTTATCAAATGAAATTGTTGAAAAATAAGTCCAATTTTTTCTCTTCTTATATTTGTAAGATTTTTTTGACTTTCTTTAGAAATATCAACACCGTCAATTAAAACTTGTCCATTAGATGGTCTATCCATACAACCTATAATATTCATCATAGTTGTTTTTCCCGATCCGGATGAGCCCATTATAGCAATCCAATCACCTTTTTTCACTTTTAAATTTATATTGCTAAGTGCATTAACTGATTCATAAATCTTAGAGACATCCCTAAGTTCTAATATTACTTTATCATTATCCATAGTCTATTCTCCTTTTAATACTAAAGCAGGATCAATTTCAACAGCTTTTCTAACAGGTAATATACAACCTGCAGTAGTTACTAATACTGAAATAATAGCAATTACAGGAATCAATAAATATTGGAAGGTAATTGTCCTACCGAAAACACTAAGGCTTACTCTTTGAGCAAATACAAATCCAAACCCAACTCCAATAAGTCCTCCTATCAATCCAAGCAATACACTCTCTCCGATAAAATCCATTATAATTTCTTTATTATGAGCTCCAAGTGCTTTCTTCAATCCTATCTCTTTTCTTCTTTCAGCAATTATTGCCATCATAGTTGTAGAAACGGATATGGTTGTTAAAACTAAAATTACAATGTTTACTAACAATATAAGTGCTGTCAATTTATTTAAAACAGTATCCTGAGATTGAGTAACTCTCTTTACAGGTGAGCCAATAACATTTGGTAATTTAGCATTTAGCTCTTTTGCCAAGCTATCTAATTCATTGTGATTTGCTTCTATACTACATTCAATAGAATCAATTTTCGTAGTATCTTCTACAATCTCATTGAGTTTATCCAAACTTAAAAATATAAAAGATTCTTCTTTACCGCCTGTAGTTACAATACCTTTTACAGTCAAAGTTACGTCATAAAAATCATCGCCTGTATCTTTATTTTTACTTTTTTCCGCAGAATCATTTACATCTGATGCAACAGCACTTTTTCCGTGTTTCACTCCTCCAACTTTAAATTT from Parvimonas micra encodes:
- a CDS encoding ABC transporter ATP-binding protein, with the protein product MDNDKVILELRDVSKIYESVNALSNINLKVKKGDWIAIMGSSGSGKTTMMNIIGCMDRPSNGQVLIDGVDISKESQKNLTNIRREKIGLIFQQFHLISYLTALENVMVAQYYHSMIDEKEALEALKKVGLGDRAKHLPSQLSGGEQQRVCIARALINNPEIILADEPTGNLDEANEIMVIEILKQLHKEGATIIVVTHDPEVGDEAMRKITLDYGKIIDDKLLTI
- a CDS encoding FMN-binding protein, producing MKRKKFKFFVILILSTMFVTACSSKKELKDGVFEGYYKDESATVKVVITIKDKKIVDCVREERDNKNNKIKDENYGKDDADFNYKQAQKAVKNSEGYAKKLVEVQDIDKVDSVSGATISYKRFKSAVKDALNN
- a CDS encoding DUF4418 family protein → MEILKKKFINFIVLLLGVVLALTPFIIAPVCPAMANGMRMSCYYSGLFATYVGIGIVITSLISIFVNNKIVNIVLSVINIIAGVCVHLIPNKIIKIYVGMGKDGAPRFMGYCMKDTMECIKHHTFTIVSILGIAVSIISIMYLIYIFIKREN
- a CDS encoding ABC transporter permease, giving the protein MTKRKMYLKMILSSFIRRKSRMVVALLAVIIGATIMSGLITIYFDIPRQLGKEFRSYGANFICLPNEGKISEEEYNKFKELIKNKNVVGIAPYRYETTKINQKPYILAGTDMEGAKKNSPFWYIEGEWATNTDSNEVMVGKEIANTLGLSVGDKFKVGGVKHGKSAVASDVNDSAEKSKNKDTGDDFYDVTLTVKGIVTTGGKEESFIFLSLDKLNEIVEDTTKIDSIECSIEANHNELDSLAKELNAKLPNVIGSPVKRVTQSQDTVLNKLTALILLVNIVILVLTTISVSTTMMAIIAERRKEIGLKKALGAHNKEIIMDFIGESVLLGLIGGLIGVGFGFVFAQRVSLSVFGRTITFQYLLIPVIAIISVLVTTAGCILPVRKAVEIDPALVLKGE